One window from the genome of Bremerella cremea encodes:
- a CDS encoding DUF1349 domain-containing protein yields MPLLLAFFCSPLAAQEFPGWGELVDPVGDCPVDPLPDGIQLTIPAGIHQLNPTMDTVNAPRVWQSVEADFLYEVRVKDFPRPEADSGANGNRSYVAAGIVIWHDENNFLRWTRSASAEKNAVYLSCEQFENGKHVGGGYFRMKDEPIWIRVERRGNTLRMSASDDGKKWQQAIERDCTFPTALKAGVFGLNVTEKEFQFRFSDGYLLK; encoded by the coding sequence ATGCCACTTCTCCTCGCGTTCTTTTGCAGCCCCTTGGCCGCCCAGGAATTCCCTGGCTGGGGAGAGCTGGTAGATCCGGTCGGCGACTGTCCAGTCGACCCTCTGCCAGATGGAATCCAGCTAACCATCCCCGCTGGCATTCATCAACTGAACCCCACCATGGATACCGTGAATGCACCTCGGGTTTGGCAATCTGTGGAAGCTGACTTCCTCTATGAAGTCCGCGTAAAGGACTTCCCACGCCCTGAAGCGGACAGTGGAGCCAATGGAAATCGCAGTTATGTCGCCGCAGGAATCGTGATTTGGCACGACGAAAACAACTTCCTGCGCTGGACACGTTCGGCAAGTGCTGAAAAGAACGCCGTTTACCTAAGTTGCGAACAGTTTGAAAACGGAAAACATGTCGGAGGTGGGTACTTCCGCATGAAAGACGAACCAATTTGGATTCGCGTCGAACGAAGAGGAAACACACTTCGCATGTCTGCCTCCGACGACGGGAAGAAGTGGCAACAAGCAATTGAGCGTGATTGCACCTTTCCAACAGCGCTCAAAGCGGGCGTATTTGGACTGAACGTGACGGAAAAGGAGTTCCAGTTCCGATTCAGCGATGGATACCTACTCAAATAA